A stretch of the Larimichthys crocea isolate SSNF chromosome IX, L_crocea_2.0, whole genome shotgun sequence genome encodes the following:
- the abl1 gene encoding tyrosine-protein kinase ABL1 isoform X2 encodes MGQQPGKFVGDQRRPSLPAFIKGGKRESSRHGTQPCNVFAVHEALQRPDFESQGLTEAARWNSKENLLAGPSENDPNLFVALYDFVASGDNTLSITKGEKLRVLGYNHNGEWCEAQTKNGQGWVPSNYITPVNSLEKHSWYHGPVSRNAAEYLLSSGINGSFLVRESESSPGQRSISLRYEGRVYHYRINTASDGKLYVSSESRFNTLAELVHHHSTVADGLITTLHYPAPKRNKPTIYGVSPNYDKWEMERTDITMKHKLGGGQYGEVYEGVWKKYNLTVAVKTLKEDTMEVEEFLKEAAVMKEIKHPNLVQLLGVCTREPPFYIITEFMTHGNLLDYLRECNREEVNAVVLLHMATQISSAMEYLEKKNFIHRDLAARNCLVGENHLVKVADFGLSRLMTGDTYTAHAGAKFPIKWTAPESLAYNKFSIKSDVWAFGVLLWEIATYGMSPYPGIDLSQVYELLEKDYRMDRPEGCPEKVYELMTACWRWNPSERPSFAETHQAFETMFQESSISDEVEKELGKKGKKATLGPLQQAPELPTKTRTLRKNADNRDGDSPDPVEPEAAVSSPMLPRKERTLLDSNLNEDDRLLPKDKDKTRGSGFLSLIKKKKKNAPAPPKRSSSFRETDIHPDRRGVTPDPRDSDSFNNGASLAINDVTHGLDSAKFLGTNNNGAGGITNGAPTYPGPLFPRKKGAPAVPGPGGKAATTPPSEEESMSNSKRFLWSSSIPSGSDGTEWKSVTLPRDPAQRHFDSGTFGGKPALPRKRTSEQKGENAPRMGTLTPPPRLNTSSDVSTAFLGKETDPSPGSSPQALTPKVVRRPGAQGLENSKTSALHAELLKPNVFPALGAAGEECRARRHKHGVDSSSVRDRGKLQKPKPAPPPPPTNAKTGKISRSPTQELPSPSSTTSDIKAKGLPSVSEPHHTTTASDQARSPLGEGSKKLPLGSTSKPQPLKTSTSATSVTTSLSSQSLGGFSSSSDQSSPTAFIPLVNTRRSLRKTAPRQASERTPNSAVTREMVLEGTELLRAAICRNSEQTGSHSAVLEAGKNLSKYCMSYVDSIQQMRNKFAFREAINKLENSLRELQICPTATGGANAQQDFSKLLSSVKEISDIVQR; translated from the exons aagCTCTCCAGAGACCAGACTTTGAGAGTCAGGGTCTGACAGAAGCGGCCCGCTGGAACTCCAAAGAGAACCTGTTGGCTGGACCCAGCGAGAATGACCCCAACCTGTTTGTCGCACTCTATGATTTTGTTGCCAGTGGTGACAACACACTCAGCATCACTAAAG GAGAGAAACTGCGTGTGCTGGGATACAACCACAACGGCGAGTGGTGCGAGGCGCAGACCAAGAATGGCCAGGGTTGGGTGCCGTCCAACTACATCACCCCCGTCAACAGCCTGGAGAAGCACAGCTGGTACCATGGACCCGTGTCACGCAACGCGGCCGAGTACCTGCTCAGCTCGGGAATCAACGGGAGCTTTCTGGTCCGCGAGAGTGAGAGCAGCCCCGGCCAGAGGTCTATTTCTCTGCGGTACGAGGGGAGAGTCTACCATTACAGGATTAACACTGCGTCTGACGGCAAG ctgTACGTCTCGTCAGAAAGCCGTTTCAACACACTGGCAGAGCTGGTGCACCACCATTCCACGGTGGCCGACGGCCTCATCACCACGCTGCACTACCCGGCACCGAAGCGCAATAAGCCCACCATCTATGGAGTTTCTCCCAACTATGACAAGTGGGAGATGGAGCGCACTGACATTACCATGAAGCACAAGCTGGGAGGAGGCCAGTATGGGGAAGTGTATGAGGGTGTTTGGAAGAAGTACAACCTCACTGTGGCTGTAAAGACACTAAAG GAGGATACGATGGAAGTGGAGGAGTTCCTCAAGGAGGCCGCTGTCATGAAAGAGATTAAACACCCTAATTTGGTACAACTGTTAG GTGTGTGCACGCGGGAGCCACCGTTTTACATTATCACAGAGTTCATGACCCACGGTAACCTACTAGACTACCTGAGGGAGTGTAACAGAGAGGAGGTCAATGCGGTGGTGCTGCTCCACATGGCCACGCAGATATCCTCTGCCATGGAGtacctggagaaaaaaaactttatacaCAG GGACCTGGCTGCTCGAAACTGTCTGGTTGGGGAGAACCACCTGGTAAAAGTCGCAGACTTCGGCCTAAGCAGGCTAATGACTGGCGACACATACACAGCTCATGCTGGGGCCAAGTTCCCCATTAAGTGGACTGCTCCAGAGAGTCTGGCCTACAACAAGTTCTCTATTAAGTCTGATGTCTGGG CATTTGGTGTGCTGCTGTGGGAGATCGCCACCTACGGCATGTCCCCCTACCCTGGCATTGACTTGTCCCAAGTGTACGAGCTGCTGGAGAAAGACTACCGTATGGACCGACCGGAAGGCTGCCCTGAGAAGGTCTACGAACTCATGACAGCCT GTTGGAGATGGAACCCTTCAGAACGTCCATCCTTTGCTGAAACACACCAAGCCTTTGAGACCATGTTCCAGGAGTCCAGCATCTCTGATG AGGTGGAAAAGGAATTGGGCAAGAAAGGGAAGAAGGCGACGTTAGGCCCCCTCCAGCAAGCTCCAGAGCTGCCCACCAAAACCAGAACTCTCCGTAAAAACGCGGACAACCGGGATGGAGATAGTCCAG acCCAGTGGAGCCAGAAGCAGCTGTGTCGTCACCCATGCTCCCCAGGAAAGAGCGCACCCTACTGGACAGTAATCTGAATGAGGATGACCGCTTGCTACCCAAAGACAAGGACAAGACACGTGGCAGTGGCTTTCTCAGTCTcatcaagaaaaagaaaaagaatgcaCCGGCTCCGCCCAAACGCAGCTCCTCATTCAGAGAGACGGATATCCACCCTGACAGGAGGGGCGTGACTCCAGATCCTCGAGACAGTGATAGCTTCAACAATGGTGCATCTTTGGCCATTAATGATGTCACACATGGCCTTGACTCTGCAAAGTTCCTGGGTACTAACAACAATGGGGCGGGTGGCATCACCAACGGGGCTCCTACCTACCCAGGGCCTTTGTTTCCCAGGAAGAAAGGAGCTCCTGCGGTGCCCGGACCTGGAGGAAAAGCAGCTACAACACCACCTAGTGAGGAGGAATCCATGTCTAACTCGAAGCGTTTCCTCTGGTCCTCTAGCATTCCCAGCGGCTCAGATGGCACTGAATGGAAGTCTGTCACACTGCCACGAGACCCTGCCCAGCGCCACTTTGACTCAGGCACCTTCGGGGGCAAGCCAGCTCTGCCACGGAAGAGAACCAGTGAGCAAAAAGGGGAGAATGCCCCACGAATGGGCACCTTAACTCCCCCCCCACGTCTGAACACCTCATCAGATGTTTCAACTGCCTTCTTAGGCAAAGAGACTGATCCCAGTCCCGGCTCCAGTCCCCAGGCATTGACACCTAAGGTGGTCAGGAGACCAGGGGCGCAGGGGCTGGAGAACTCCAAGACCAGTGCTCTCCATGCTGAGCTTCTCAAGCCCAATGTGTTTCCTGCTTTAGGGGCAGCTGGAGAAGAGTGCAGGGCCCGCAGACACAAGCACGGTGTGGACTCTTCATCTGTCAGGGATAGAGGAAAGTTACAGAAACCCAAGCCagccccacctccaccacctacCAATGCCAAAACTGGCAAGATTTCCCGCAGCCCTACTCAAGAACTCCCCTCCCCTTCATCCACCACCTCAGACATCAAAGCTAAGGGCCTCCCCTCTGTCTCAGAGCCCCACCACACAACCACTGCCAGTGACCAAGCCCGCTCACCCCTTGGTGAGGGCTCCAAGAAGCTGCCCCTGGGCTCCACCTCCAAACCTCAACCGTTAAAGACCTCCACCTCTGCCACTTCAGTGACCACCTCCCTCTCCAGCCAGAGCCTAGGAGGCTTCTCTTCCTCCAGTGATCAGAGCTCCCCCACTGCTTTCATCCCCCTAGTGAACACACGACGCTCCCTCCGCAAGACTGCACCCCGCCAGGCTTCCGAGCGCACCCCCAACTCAGCCGTGACGCGCGAGATGGTGCTCGAAGGCACGGAGCTTCTCCGCGCAGCCATTTGCCGCAACTCGGAGCAGACGGGTAGCCACAGCGCTGTGCTGGAGGCCGGCAAGAACCTGTCGAAGTACTGCATGAGCTACGTCGACTCCATACAGCAGATGAGGAACAAGTTTGCCTTCCGCGAGGCCATCAACAAGCTTGAGAACAGTCTGCGCGAGCTACAAATCTGCCCCACCGCCACAGGGGGTGCCAACGCACAGCAGGACTTCAGCAAACTGCTGTCCTCTGTCAAAGAGATCAGTGACATTGTTCAGAGGTAG